In one window of Ruminococcus hominis DNA:
- a CDS encoding ParA family protein: MGKTKVICFANNKGGSGKSTTCANVGYGLTQLGKKVLLIDGDMQLNLSLSLFDEDKVLAFAQSDKNLYEGIRKQADLTDYIVKSDFENLDLIPSSTLMSSIEYELFTKWQREYILKKGISKIVEKELYDYILIDAPPTLGGWVMNILCASDEVIIPVESTPWGLFGLGNMFEFLEEVKQIAPDLQIGGVLITKVDTRKSYFKQTLEVLQDLENVRVFDTYIRVDSTVEWSQDDHRPIMAYKKSSRSAKEYMALTEEIAGCTKN, encoded by the coding sequence ATGGGAAAAACAAAAGTAATCTGTTTTGCAAATAATAAAGGGGGAAGCGGAAAGTCAACAACTTGTGCCAATGTAGGATATGGTCTGACACAGCTTGGGAAAAAAGTCCTTCTGATCGATGGAGACATGCAGTTGAATCTTTCACTGTCATTATTTGACGAGGATAAAGTACTTGCATTTGCTCAGAGTGATAAGAACTTATATGAAGGGATTCGAAAACAGGCTGATTTGACAGATTATATCGTGAAGTCGGACTTTGAAAATCTGGATTTGATCCCATCTTCAACACTGATGAGTTCAATTGAGTATGAGCTTTTTACAAAGTGGCAGAGAGAATACATTTTAAAGAAAGGAATTTCTAAAATTGTAGAGAAAGAATTATATGACTACATTTTAATCGATGCACCACCGACACTTGGCGGCTGGGTGATGAATATTTTATGTGCATCGGACGAAGTGATAATTCCGGTAGAATCTACACCTTGGGGATTATTCGGATTAGGAAATATGTTCGAATTTTTAGAAGAGGTCAAACAAATTGCACCGGATTTACAAATCGGAGGCGTGCTGATCACAAAAGTAGATACAAGAAAGAGCTATTTTAAACAGACATTAGAAGTGTTGCAGGATTTGGAAAATGTCAGAGTGTTTGATACATATATTCGAGTAGACAGTACTGTAGAATGGTCTCAGGATGATCATAGACCGATTATGGCTTACAAAAAAAGCAGCCGTAGTGCAAAAGAGTATATGGCACTGACGGAGGAAATTGCAGGATGCACAAAGAACTGA
- a CDS encoding HD domain-containing protein produces MLDEAILFATKAHEGQFRKGTKKPYIVHPLEVKDIVMTMTEDEEIICAAVLHDTIEDCKDVSEKTICTQFGERVAKLVVGESEDKTRTWVERKSATIEHLKNASEELQMIGLADKLSNLRDINRDYPIFGEELWLRFRMKNKDAMGWYYKNIRDVLRPGFEGQEAYAEYSQLVDKIFGKEPADESWREQ; encoded by the coding sequence ATGCTGGATGAAGCGATTCTATTTGCAACGAAAGCACATGAAGGACAATTTCGAAAAGGAACAAAGAAACCTTATATCGTGCACCCGTTAGAAGTAAAAGACATTGTGATGACAATGACAGAAGATGAAGAAATCATCTGTGCTGCAGTGCTTCATGATACAATAGAGGATTGCAAAGATGTATCGGAGAAAACAATTTGCACACAGTTTGGTGAAAGAGTTGCAAAGCTGGTAGTGGGTGAGAGCGAGGATAAGACAAGAACATGGGTAGAAAGAAAGTCAGCTACCATTGAACATTTAAAAAATGCATCTGAGGAATTACAGATGATTGGTCTGGCAGATAAATTATCTAATCTGAGGGACATTAACAGAGATTATCCGATATTCGGAGAAGAATTGTGGCTGCGGTTCCGTATGAAAAATAAGGATGCTATGGGATGGTATTATAAAAATATCCGAGACGTTTTAAGACCAGGCTTTGAAGGGCAGGAGGCGTATGCGGAATATTCTCAGTTGGTCGACAAGATTTTTGGGAAAGAACCTGCTGATGAATCGTGGAGAGAGCAATAG
- the ymfI gene encoding elongation factor P 5-aminopentanone reductase produces MHKKHVLITGASRGIGAACAFTFAAHGYHIFLNCNKSIDALQKVADSITQQGGTCTLVPGDVGNPDTVRAIFEKISTIAPGLDVLINNAGISYVGLLTDMSDEEWTCILNTNLSSSFYCSRAAIPYMVRQKKGKIINISSMWGRVGASCEAAYSATKAGMNGLTMALAKELAPSNIQVNAIACGVIDTEMNAVFSDEERQDLSEEIPAGRFGTAAEVGQLAFDLSENHNYLTGQIIGLDGGFI; encoded by the coding sequence ATGCACAAAAAACATGTTTTGATAACCGGTGCATCCCGCGGAATCGGTGCTGCCTGCGCTTTCACTTTCGCAGCACATGGTTATCATATATTTTTAAATTGTAATAAATCAATCGATGCACTTCAAAAGGTTGCTGATTCTATTACTCAGCAAGGTGGAACTTGCACCTTAGTTCCCGGTGATGTCGGCAATCCTGATACTGTACGAGCGATTTTTGAAAAGATTTCCACCATTGCTCCCGGATTGGATGTACTTATCAACAATGCCGGTATTTCTTATGTGGGATTGTTAACAGATATGAGCGACGAAGAATGGACGTGTATTTTAAATACAAATCTTTCTTCTTCGTTTTATTGTTCCCGTGCTGCAATTCCTTATATGGTCCGGCAAAAAAAGGGAAAGATTATCAACATTTCCTCTATGTGGGGAAGAGTCGGAGCTTCCTGCGAAGCCGCCTATTCTGCCACAAAGGCTGGGATGAATGGGCTTACAATGGCCCTTGCAAAAGAACTGGCCCCAAGTAATATCCAGGTCAATGCAATTGCATGCGGAGTGATCGATACAGAAATGAATGCTGTATTTTCAGATGAAGAGCGCCAGGATCTCTCTGAAGAAATTCCTGCCGGGCGTTTCGGAACCGCAGCGGAAGTCGGTCAGCTGGCATTTGACCTTTCTGAAAACCATAATTATTTAACCGGACAGATTATCGGACTGGACGGCGGATTTATTTAA
- the pduB gene encoding microcompartment protein PduB, with protein MINVHEIEKISMNCSMTEFVGTTVLDTIGLVIPGVDPMLLKQMNLKKPYRSLGLLSSRTGAAGQINAVDEAVKSTNTEIVSIELPRDTKGWGGHGNYIIIGGDNVSDVRRAVEIALEYTEKYAGELYISDAGHLEFTFSANADQALNLAFDAPIGKPFGFFCGSPAAIGMVMADLAVKSASVEIVKYMTPDRGTSHSNEVIVAVTGDASAVKNAVLTARDIGLQLLVSMGSYPKSPGKPFLE; from the coding sequence ATGATTAACGTACATGAAATAGAAAAAATATCTATGAACTGTTCTATGACAGAATTTGTCGGAACAACTGTATTAGATACAATTGGACTGGTCATTCCCGGAGTTGATCCGATGCTTTTGAAACAAATGAATTTAAAAAAGCCCTACCGAAGCTTAGGTCTTCTCAGCTCTCGTACCGGTGCTGCCGGACAGATTAACGCTGTCGACGAAGCAGTTAAATCTACAAACACTGAAATCGTATCCATTGAACTGCCACGCGACACAAAAGGCTGGGGCGGACATGGTAACTATATTATCATCGGCGGAGACAACGTTTCAGATGTCCGTCGTGCTGTAGAAATTGCACTCGAATACACTGAAAAATATGCCGGAGAACTTTATATCAGCGATGCCGGACATTTGGAATTTACCTTCTCTGCAAATGCAGACCAGGCTCTGAATCTTGCTTTTGATGCACCAATCGGAAAACCTTTTGGCTTTTTCTGTGGTTCTCCTGCTGCAATTGGAATGGTTATGGCTGATTTAGCTGTTAAATCTGCTTCTGTAGAGATTGTAAAATATATGACTCCGGATCGTGGAACCAGTCATTCCAATGAAGTGATTGTTGCTGTGACCGGTGATGCCAGTGCTGTAAAAAATGCAGTACTGACAGCCCGTGATATTGGTTTACAGCTTCTCGTCTCTATGGGCAGCTATCCAAAGAGTCCCGGAAAACCTTTCTTAGAATAA
- the hflX gene encoding GTPase HflX → MYELKEAEEKVILVGVQLNENEPAEESLDELGELAKTAGAEVVGRMIQSREYIHPATYIGKGKITELKELLWETDATGIICDDELTSVQLKNLEQELGCKIIDRTLLILDIFAARAVSSEGKIQVELAQLKYRASRLIGLGNSLSRLGGGIGTRGPGEKKLEMDRRLIRERISRLKKELREVEQHRELIRTQRKDSNLKVAALVGYTSAGKSSLENALTGAGILEDAMLFSTLDTTTRALELEGKQQVLLTDTVGFIRKLPHHLIEAFKSTLEEAKYADIIIHVVDASNPQMDTQMYVVYDTLRQLGVEGKPIITLFNKQDKLEAPQMFRDLHADYTFAVSAKTGQGLDELKGALLDIIRQDQIYVERLYDFSEAGRIQLIRKHGQLLEEKYVEEGIAVKAYVPKSIYGRI, encoded by the coding sequence ATGTATGAGTTAAAAGAAGCCGAAGAAAAAGTGATTTTGGTCGGAGTTCAGTTAAATGAAAACGAACCGGCAGAAGAGTCATTGGATGAGCTTGGCGAACTGGCAAAAACTGCAGGAGCTGAAGTTGTGGGAAGAATGATACAAAGCAGAGAGTATATTCATCCGGCAACTTATATAGGAAAAGGAAAAATAACCGAACTCAAAGAACTGTTGTGGGAAACAGATGCCACAGGAATTATTTGTGATGATGAACTGACATCTGTGCAATTAAAAAATCTGGAACAGGAGTTAGGGTGTAAAATCATTGATCGTACGCTATTGATCCTGGATATTTTTGCGGCAAGAGCAGTATCAAGTGAAGGTAAGATACAGGTAGAACTTGCACAATTAAAATATAGAGCATCAAGATTGATTGGACTGGGAAATTCATTGTCCAGACTGGGAGGCGGAATTGGTACAAGAGGTCCCGGAGAGAAAAAACTGGAGATGGATAGGCGTTTGATTCGAGAACGAATCAGCAGATTAAAAAAAGAACTGCGCGAGGTGGAACAGCACCGTGAATTGATCCGGACACAGCGTAAGGATTCTAATCTGAAAGTGGCAGCCCTTGTAGGATATACTTCCGCAGGAAAGAGCAGTTTGGAGAATGCACTGACCGGGGCAGGAATTTTAGAAGATGCCATGCTCTTCTCAACATTGGATACAACGACCAGAGCGTTAGAACTGGAAGGAAAACAACAGGTACTTTTGACGGATACCGTAGGTTTTATCCGCAAATTGCCACATCATTTGATAGAGGCATTTAAAAGTACTCTGGAAGAAGCAAAATATGCAGATATTATAATTCATGTTGTAGATGCTTCAAACCCTCAGATGGATACACAGATGTATGTAGTATATGATACACTGCGTCAGTTAGGCGTAGAAGGAAAGCCTATTATTACACTGTTTAATAAGCAGGATAAATTGGAAGCACCACAAATGTTTCGCGATCTGCATGCAGACTATACATTTGCAGTGTCAGCAAAGACCGGACAGGGACTGGATGAACTGAAAGGGGCATTGCTTGATATCATCCGGCAGGATCAGATTTATGTGGAACGATTGTATGATTTTTCTGAAGCCGGTAGAATTCAATTGATTCGAAAACATGGGCAGCTTTTAGAAGAGAAATATGTTGAAGAAGGAATTGCAGTAAAGGCATATGTACCGAAGTCAATCTATGGAAGAATATAA
- a CDS encoding tetratricopeptide repeat protein produces the protein MKNQMQFIRNCGLVILTMSCLLTGCSNAGKAGIKAMEKEDYKEAVTQFTQAASTAEAKGKKENAAEAYRGLGMAYYELKEYDKVLESMQKALDDGVQRTAELYNIMGVSAMQQEDYESALKYFDEGISYAQSKDAVNASKSKKEVDYSDLIQEMRYNQVVCYEKQENWEEAKNAANEYIADYPNDKDIEKEVEFLETR, from the coding sequence ATGAAGAATCAAATGCAATTTATTCGAAACTGTGGATTGGTGATTTTGACAATGTCTTGTTTACTTACAGGATGTTCAAATGCAGGAAAAGCAGGAATAAAAGCAATGGAAAAGGAAGATTATAAAGAAGCGGTTACTCAGTTTACACAGGCTGCAAGTACAGCAGAGGCGAAAGGAAAGAAAGAGAATGCTGCGGAAGCTTATCGCGGACTGGGAATGGCATACTATGAATTAAAAGAGTATGATAAAGTCCTGGAAAGTATGCAGAAAGCGTTAGATGATGGAGTTCAGAGAACTGCCGAGCTTTACAATATTATGGGAGTGTCTGCAATGCAGCAGGAGGATTATGAATCTGCATTAAAATATTTTGACGAAGGAATTTCATATGCACAGTCAAAGGATGCGGTAAATGCATCGAAATCAAAAAAAGAAGTTGATTATTCTGATCTCATACAGGAGATGAGATACAATCAGGTTGTGTGTTATGAAAAACAGGAAAACTGGGAAGAAGCTAAGAATGCGGCAAATGAGTATATTGCAGACTACCCGAATGACAAGGATATAGAAAAAGAAGTAGAATTTTTGGAGACAAGATAG
- a CDS encoding heavy metal translocating P-type ATPase translates to MTKEVKSKLIEIGAGLVLYLNALFAVKQWNTDSRVELMLYIFAYIVLSVKIVWQTFYNIKHKKLFDENLLMLVATIGAMFVGRYREAVAAVLFYQVGNLVEAISLQRTKKSIAKFMDIRPSHANLKIAGGTRTVSPDELIPGNVIVVKPGERIPVDATVTQGVSMIDTKALTGEAEPREVKIGSKLFSGSINLSGMIEARVSKVYEESMAAKIMTLVEAANNKKAETEKLADRFTRYYTPIVILMGILVMILPPMMFAGQDRHVWIYRGLIFLVAACPCGLLVSVPLAFLGGIGAASRQGVLIKGSNYLEALSQTETFVFDKTGTLTEGVFTVKEICPRGMSEQKLLELAAYGEVHSNHPIAQSLREAYGKTIDTARVSHTREYSGFGVESIVDGQVVFAGNAKYMNKQGFYYQPVSDIGTAVHIAVDGEYAGYILISDIIRPGVKKMVRWLDRHQIESVMLTGDNDRVAEDVARKIGIHSVFANLMPEDKVEQLEDFMESRIEEEKLAFVGDGINDAPVLARADIGIAMGGLGADAALEAADIILMEDEPIKIVNAIRISKGTIRAVKQNMIFAIGMKVYLLVLALFGYVSMENAIIADVGVMLLNILNSFWILKYPE, encoded by the coding sequence ATGACAAAAGAAGTAAAAAGTAAGCTGATCGAAATAGGAGCAGGCCTGGTTCTTTACTTGAATGCACTTTTTGCGGTAAAGCAATGGAATACAGATAGCAGAGTGGAATTGATGTTGTATATTTTTGCATATATTGTACTTTCAGTAAAGATAGTGTGGCAGACCTTTTATAATATAAAACATAAAAAACTTTTTGATGAAAATCTTCTGATGTTGGTTGCAACAATAGGAGCCATGTTTGTTGGGCGATATCGTGAGGCTGTTGCGGCCGTACTATTTTATCAGGTGGGAAATCTGGTAGAGGCTATTTCTCTGCAAAGAACAAAAAAATCAATTGCCAAATTTATGGATATCCGGCCGTCACATGCAAACTTAAAGATTGCAGGTGGAACAAGAACGGTTTCGCCTGACGAATTGATACCGGGGAATGTAATCGTGGTTAAACCGGGAGAGAGAATTCCGGTGGACGCAACAGTTACACAGGGCGTAAGTATGATAGATACAAAAGCGTTGACTGGCGAGGCAGAACCAAGAGAAGTGAAGATAGGAAGCAAGCTTTTTAGCGGAAGTATCAATCTAAGTGGAATGATCGAGGCGAGAGTTTCGAAAGTTTATGAGGAATCTATGGCAGCGAAGATTATGACCTTGGTTGAAGCGGCAAATAATAAAAAAGCAGAAACAGAAAAGCTTGCTGATCGATTTACGAGATACTATACACCAATCGTAATACTGATGGGAATTTTAGTCATGATACTTCCGCCAATGATGTTTGCGGGTCAGGATAGACATGTTTGGATTTATCGAGGATTGATTTTTCTGGTAGCTGCATGTCCATGTGGTCTGTTAGTATCGGTTCCACTTGCATTTTTAGGTGGAATCGGAGCAGCATCCAGACAAGGTGTATTGATCAAAGGAAGTAATTATCTGGAAGCCTTATCACAGACAGAAACATTTGTGTTTGATAAGACAGGAACTTTAACGGAAGGTGTATTTACTGTCAAAGAGATTTGTCCGCGAGGAATGTCTGAACAGAAGTTACTGGAGCTTGCCGCATATGGGGAGGTTCATTCAAATCATCCAATCGCACAGTCATTAAGGGAGGCCTATGGAAAAACAATTGATACAGCAAGAGTTTCTCATACAAGGGAATATTCTGGCTTTGGAGTGGAATCAATTGTAGATGGACAAGTTGTCTTTGCCGGAAATGCAAAATATATGAATAAGCAAGGCTTTTATTATCAGCCGGTATCGGATATCGGAACAGCGGTTCATATAGCGGTAGATGGAGAATATGCCGGATATATTTTAATCTCGGATATTATTCGACCAGGTGTGAAAAAGATGGTACGATGGCTTGACAGACATCAGATCGAGTCCGTTATGCTGACAGGTGACAATGACAGAGTGGCAGAAGATGTTGCCAGAAAAATAGGAATCCACTCTGTTTTTGCAAACTTAATGCCGGAGGATAAAGTAGAACAGTTAGAAGACTTTATGGAAAGCCGGATTGAAGAGGAAAAACTTGCGTTTGTCGGGGATGGAATCAATGACGCGCCGGTTCTTGCACGTGCTGATATCGGAATTGCCATGGGAGGACTGGGAGCAGATGCAGCACTTGAAGCTGCAGATATTATTTTGATGGAAGATGAGCCGATTAAAATTGTAAATGCGATTCGGATTTCCAAAGGGACAATTCGGGCAGTGAAGCAGAATATGATTTTTGCAATCGGCATGAAAGTATATTTGCTGGTGCTGGCATTATTTGGTTATGTATCTATGGAGAATGCCATCATTGCGGATGTCGGTGTAATGTTATTAAATATTTTAAATTCATTCTGGATATTGAAATATCCGGAATAA
- a CDS encoding GTP pyrophosphokinase, translating to MQDAIKNYEDVDSWKTVIFLYNAALKEVGTKLEILNDEFQHVHKYNPIEHIKTRVKTPESIVKKLKRYGYETSIENMVKYINDIAGVRLICSFTSDIYRLAEMIGNQSDLKVLTIKDYIKKPKESGYKSYHMLVSVPIFLSDSVVDTKVEIQIRTIAMDFWASLEHKIYYKFEGMAPEYISRDLRECAQMVSELDDKMLSLNEAIQACLEQQEGVQKTESVASVAEHLLGKREM from the coding sequence ATGCAGGATGCAATTAAAAATTATGAGGATGTAGATAGTTGGAAGACTGTTATCTTTCTGTACAATGCAGCATTAAAAGAAGTGGGGACAAAGTTAGAAATTCTCAATGATGAGTTTCAGCATGTGCATAAATATAATCCGATTGAGCATATCAAGACGAGGGTGAAAACTCCGGAGAGTATTGTAAAAAAGTTGAAACGATATGGATATGAAACATCGATTGAGAATATGGTAAAGTATATTAATGATATTGCAGGAGTAAGGCTGATCTGTTCATTTACATCTGATATTTACAGATTAGCAGAGATGATAGGTAATCAAAGCGACCTGAAAGTGCTGACAATCAAGGATTATATTAAAAAACCGAAGGAAAGCGGATATAAGAGTTATCATATGCTGGTATCTGTTCCAATCTTTTTATCAGATAGCGTGGTTGATACGAAAGTAGAAATTCAGATTCGAACGATTGCAATGGACTTCTGGGCCAGTCTGGAACATAAGATTTACTACAAATTTGAAGGAATGGCACCGGAATATATAAGCAGGGATTTAAGAGAATGTGCACAGATGGTATCAGAGCTGGATGATAAGATGTTATCGCTCAATGAAGCAATTCAAGCGTGTCTGGAGCAGCAGGAAGGGGTACAAAAGACAGAGAGTGTTGCCAGTGTGGCGGAACATTTATTAGGAAAGAGAGAAATGTAG
- a CDS encoding PTS transporter subunit IIC: MIEYDDNENKMLLFARKRMEGSVLYDAVRKQDLEGNCEMKKGLDRIFIDGLSGMAQGLFATLIIGTIIQQIGAMVTGNTGAWIVLIGKVAAAMTGAGIGVGVARKFEASQLVVVSAATAGMVGAFAGKILSGEILQNGAIVLAGPGEPLGAFVAAYLAIEVGILIAGKTKLDILITPLVTIGVGSAVGLFVGPPISKFMAWIGSLINWGTEQQPLIMGIVVSVLMGMVLTLPISSAAIGIVLNLSGLAAGAATIGCCCNMVGFAVASFRENGFGGLFAQGIGTSMLQVPNIVKRPVIWLPAILSSAILGPVGTMFLHMTNNATGSGMGTAGLVGQIMTWQVMTQTEEPMIVMIKMLTIQIVLPALLTLLFSEYMRKKKWIRYGDMKLDL, encoded by the coding sequence ATGATAGAATATGATGATAACGAAAATAAAATGTTGTTGTTTGCAAGGAAAAGAATGGAAGGCAGCGTTTTATATGATGCAGTTAGAAAACAAGATTTGGAAGGAAATTGCGAAATGAAAAAAGGATTGGACCGTATTTTTATTGACGGATTGAGTGGTATGGCACAGGGATTGTTTGCAACGTTGATCATTGGGACGATCATACAGCAGATTGGAGCTATGGTGACTGGTAATACAGGGGCATGGATCGTTCTGATAGGAAAGGTCGCAGCAGCGATGACAGGCGCAGGAATCGGTGTTGGCGTCGCAAGAAAATTTGAAGCAAGTCAGCTGGTTGTAGTGTCAGCAGCGACAGCAGGTATGGTAGGTGCATTTGCCGGTAAGATTTTATCGGGAGAGATTTTGCAGAATGGGGCAATTGTGTTAGCGGGACCGGGTGAACCTCTGGGAGCATTTGTTGCTGCTTATCTTGCTATTGAAGTAGGAATTTTAATTGCGGGAAAGACAAAACTGGATATATTGATCACACCGCTTGTTACTATCGGTGTCGGTTCGGCAGTAGGGCTTTTTGTGGGACCGCCGATTTCAAAATTTATGGCTTGGATAGGTTCTCTGATCAACTGGGGAACGGAGCAACAGCCGTTAATCATGGGAATTGTAGTTTCTGTATTGATGGGAATGGTTTTGACACTTCCAATTAGTTCGGCTGCAATCGGAATTGTATTGAATTTATCAGGTCTGGCAGCTGGTGCGGCAACGATAGGATGCTGCTGTAATATGGTTGGTTTTGCAGTTGCAAGTTTTCGTGAAAACGGATTTGGAGGTTTATTTGCACAGGGAATCGGAACATCAATGCTACAGGTTCCGAATATTGTGAAACGACCGGTGATTTGGCTTCCTGCAATATTATCCAGTGCAATTTTAGGACCGGTCGGAACCATGTTTTTGCATATGACTAATAATGCAACTGGGTCGGGGATGGGAACAGCCGGACTGGTGGGGCAGATTATGACCTGGCAGGTTATGACGCAGACGGAAGAACCGATGATAGTCATGATTAAAATGCTGACAATCCAGATTGTTCTGCCGGCACTTTTGACATTACTTTTTTCTGAGTATATGCGAAAGAAAAAGTGGATTCGTTATGGAGACATGAAACTGGATTTGTAG
- a CDS encoding helix-turn-helix transcriptional regulator, producing the protein MHYIDEHYSEKLLLSDIAKQQELDLYYLSHLFKESFGITFQNYLSKIRCEHARQLLLLTDYSLLDISIACGFSDPKYFNKAFKAQYGCSPKEYRRSFQNAHIEQQQKSMLTTQDFLSDDASLLMLEKYTL; encoded by the coding sequence ATGCACTACATCGATGAACATTATAGCGAAAAACTCCTGCTTTCAGATATCGCTAAACAGCAGGAGCTTGACTTATACTATTTATCTCATTTATTTAAGGAATCCTTTGGAATCACATTTCAAAACTATTTGTCCAAGATTCGCTGCGAGCACGCCCGCCAGCTTTTATTGTTGACTGATTATTCCCTGTTGGATATCAGCATCGCCTGTGGATTCTCCGATCCGAAATATTTTAACAAAGCTTTCAAGGCACAATACGGATGTTCTCCAAAGGAATACCGAAGATCTTTCCAGAATGCACATATCGAGCAGCAGCAGAAATCGATGCTTACAACACAGGACTTTTTGTCAGATGACGCCAGTCTGCTCATGTTGGAGAAGTACACGCTGTGA